Below is a genomic region from Rhododendron vialii isolate Sample 1 chromosome 5a, ASM3025357v1.
ACCTACCTTCAAGTGAACGAAACAGATCCAGTATGATTCTTCCCCATTAAATTAAATCTTTTTGAACTCCCATTTTGAGATAATGCTTAACGTTTACGGTTTCGTTTACCAATTTTACTCCGAAATAAACTCAAAGCACTACTGAAATAGTATCAAAACatgccaaaaattaaaaattcccTTTTTTCACCCAGCTGCAAATTCAAGTTTCTAAAGTCCAGTTGGATCATTTCCACGTCACATAAGCAAATCCTGAAACTACGTTTCCGAGAAAATGAACTTCACGTTCAAAGTTGAAGACAGAAAACTACTAAGCACAAAGCGACAAAAGCAAAGCTTGCCATATGTTAACAGTAAGTTATTACTAACACCCACATAAAACCCAAATGAGGGTTGCCATTAGCAACTTAAAAATTGGAATCAGAAATTGAGAACTGGAATATAGAAAGGGAAAAGTATACCTGGGAGGTCTGGTGATGAGGACCCCAGAATGGTTAGACAAAGCAGCggcgcctcctcctcctccttccctCGTGGaacatgaagaagaagaagagggcaTACCCAGTTGGGCAAGTTTAGGGTTTTCAGAAATTGCTCGGAATGCTTTCTGTAAACCCTCCATTACCAATCCCACTTACAATGGACCTAACCTAATTTAACTAACCTGGAGATGCAGGAAGAACAATAACTTGGGCAAGAGTTCAAATAGATAATTGCAGGGGAGGGGCTCCCGTTTTGTCTTCCAGACCATGTTTGGATAGCGGACTATACACAAGTCCGGATAACTTTCTCCATGGATAGTCAATCCTTGGATGCGGAAGGATATGCCAGTACCCAAATGCTTCCCATCTCAATTTGTTACTCTCTTCCTTCTATATTGGGAGTTCCACTCTCTCGCTCttatcatttttcaaataaaaaaatcagctaCTTTAGTATataatttcttaaattttttcacaccgtattaaagatctcgattagtactttaatttggtgcgaaacaattcaaaaatatatacacggaagtagttgatttttttatttaaaaaatggcaCGACTTTTCATAATAGACTCTCAATATAGAATGGTGGCAGTATAGTTCTTTTTTAGGTTCCATTTGTTTTGACGTAAAATCTTTTCTGATGAAAAATCTTTTTTATGTAAAATCTTTtgggcaaaaaagaaaatttttccgtttttatttttcaatatttgatTGATAGTAAGTAttccttgaaaaaaaaaacgatgaaCAATCATTATCAATCTAGTTTTTGTTTCCATTATTACACAAAATAGGTCTGATAAATTCTccactttctttctctctctctccctccttttaGTCACATTAATCCACATGTCCTAACACAATGTCCAGCTATCACCCACTATCCCAGCCTCCACGTAAACTATATATGTGCGTATAggtagagagaggaagagggacATAGAGAGAATCTAATTGGGGGATTTGGGTGATAGAGGTGGTTGGGTTGTGGGACAGGACGGTCGGGACATAGAACTGGAAAATGACTTACGAAAATTTCCTGAGTAAGTTATTTTCTGCTAATTGAAGGAAAAGATTTTACGAGAAAAAAGTTTTACTTAAATTTTGTACTCCAATCAAACATCGAAAAATACGTATAACAATGAAACAAACGAAGCCTTAGAGTTTGtgcaattttcttttattaatcgcCAATTAACTGTTGTACACAAGTATTAAACCTTTATTGATCTATATAGTAAATGCAATCATTGCTCTTATACATGGTGTTCCTTACTATTTCTCCCTATAATAACATTCACTCTGCTTTCTTATTTAGTTCAAATTAACAATATGAATTAATCAAGTACTAATTAAATTACTGAAATTAGACATAGTTAACAAATAGcccagaaccagtattgcatTGCATTGCATTGCAGTGCCATTGTTTCATTTTTCCTCTTGGTAATCTTGACTGTTGTATGGGCTAAAGGCTTCAGCAAGCCAATTCTTCTTCCTCCAAGAAATCCATCCCATCTCTTCGCAGATTTCATCACTGTGGTTTATACTGAAAGTAGAAATGCAGCTTCTTTTGTAGAACCTGGTTGTTCTCTTCATGATTTCCATCTCTTTAGTTGTCTGTTGGAGCATCTTCTCCACGCTCGGGAGCTTAAATTGATCGTCTACAAGTCGAGCCAGCCATTTGCATCGTAGCTCCGCAGTGTGCAGGTTTGACACACTCTCAATGTAACCCACAAATGCCATATTCGGGATCAATGGATGGATTGTGCCCCTGAAAATCGAAAGAAAAAGTCATGTCATCGTCTGATTAATTGTTCCTAACAGTTTACAACTTGATTTCCAAGCTATAAAAAGGTTAATTGTGTAAGCAACACTACCATAATTCcgattcctttttttttttatttttttttgagaatataGCTGGGTATGTGATATTTGTGTTTTCTGAAAATCTAGCTTACCTATATAAGGGCATCATGCCAGAAGGGAACTCAATCAAGCTACAAAAAGGCTCTGGTATTATGGATTTCAGTTTTTTCTTCCCATCAAAGCCAGTTGCAAGAATCACAACATCAGCCTCCAATTTCGTGTTGTCTTCAAACTCAACCCCtccctcccaaaaccaccatcTTGATGCTCTTTTGAATGCAATATTTCCCTTATCAGCCTCAGTGAAGAAATTTTCAGGCAGAATAGCCATCTGACAAGATGCATAGtcttcttcaaacgggtgatctGGCCTCAATCCATACTTGTCCAGTGGAAGTTTCCAAGCCAGATAAGACTCGATGATCTTTGACACAGCCTGTCTCTGTCAAAAACCAATTCGAATAATCAAGTGATCAGAAACTAAGCTTGAATTAATGTCAATTAATGtcaatttatatatatatatatatatatatatatatatatatatatatatatatatatatataaaataaaaaggtatGTGTAGGTGATGGTATGTGTTTTAATTGTAAGAGAGGCAATATTTAAACATACTGCTGGAGATAATAGGTGGCAAAGGGAGTTCCTTAGGAAGCCATAGTTGGGTCTTTCATGTAAGAACTGGGAAGATCTTGTGGAGTAGAATAAGTAAAAGGGTAAACCCCAAACCCAATAATGTGGAACAGTCCAGTGCAGGGTCCTGATCACCATGGTGCATGTCTGGCCTTCTGGTCCTAAAACAAATTAATATGCAAGAACCATATATATTACCAATTGATCAGATTGAGTTGATATATATAGTAAGTAGTAAATTCCTTTTGaatactaactaactaactaactaatATGGTAAGTAAAGAACCAAATCGAACTATATATTCAAGAAATCATCCATATATAAATTAACTACTTAAAACTTTGGAGATGAGATTTTAAGGAATTTGTTTTGAGTAGTTATTGGTAGCTAGCTAATGCAAAAATGTGTTGTGGAAAAGTTCAACTTATTATAATTTGTCAATATTAGTATATTTAATTAATTTGCATCGATCATCAGTTTCCAAGTCAACACATCCTAAACTCCATTGCCTGTTTGACTGCTTCAACAAAAGAAGTACAAAAGTTACAACTACTTTGGTCAACTATTTATGTAAGTGATGGTACGTACGTAGTAGTAGTTCTATTTATTTCACTCGCATACAAATTAAACCTTTTTGTAGTATTTCACGGGGAAAAGACTAATGAAAACCCGCTGACCTCTCCGGCAAGAATTTATTATATTTTCCCAAATAAACAACTTTGGTCATTATAGGCCCATCATAAAATTGACTTAGTCAAGTTTGCTGCGATTTTGTAGTTATTATAAAGTACTGCTGTCGATCTCCATAACCTTTTACCATCACACATTTAAATCAAATAGAATCCTAGCCTCTTTTGCCAACTAATTAAATGGAATTAGACGTACGTCGGGGTCTGAAAGCTTTTGACTTAGTTAATTAGGATGTGCGTACCTTGATTTGCTTCAGCACATTCTGTGGCTAAATCAATAGCAGATTTCTTGTACCCAATTACAGCCACTTTCTTTCCTTTAAGAAGTTGTGTGGTACCTTCATCATCAAGTTTGCTGTAGTCAAGGGTATGCAACACCTTTCCCCTGAATATTTCAGGGCCTTTGTCGTGCGGAAATTCTGGTATTTTCGGCACATCGCCATATTTGCCAGTGCAAATCACAAGAAACTCGAAAGCATACCACTgtaacattatatatatatatatatatatatatatatatatatatatatatatgatcagaccagaaaaaaaaaatcagcacatCCCCGGCCCATAATATCAAAATATATACTAACGACAAATTGCATTAGATCTGCAGGAAAGCATGCATCTGATCATAAAAAGTTTCTTCTTGCTCATCCGTGAGACTAATTTATCATATATAAGAGCTAGCCTTGGTTTCAAAGCATTGAAATACTATATAAGACAAGACAGGTCCTATATATATCTAGTAAAGCATGGAAAGATCGATGTCctttaatttccttttttcGGAACCAAACCCGGTGTACGTCTTATTCCTACCTGCAGGCATGTAAATTAATTAAGCTTTTTAATTAAGGCTTTCTTGGTCCTTTACATTTTTTCAGAGCTAGTAGTGTTCAGATCGACCAGTTTA
It encodes:
- the LOC131326615 gene encoding uncharacterized protein LOC131326615 gives rise to the protein MEGLQKAFRAISENPKLAQLGMPSSSSSCSTREGGGGGAAALSNHSGVLITRPPRQSVSLWTCSKLCTICFVAGVIAGFTLKRRVRRWASKLLRRIKDD
- the LOC131326616 gene encoding probable flavin-containing monooxygenase 1; translation: MAPVFSKIGIIGGGISGLAAAKQLSHHHPVVFEATDSLGGVWKHCSFKSTKLQTPRCDYEFSDYPWPERDNSSFPSYIEILEYLYSYATHFDLLRFVKFNSKVVEIRFVGDRKTAYYGSLLLGQPMWEVAAQSEEGVQWYAFEFLVICTGKYGDVPKIPEFPHDKGPEIFRGKVLHTLDYSKLDDEGTTQLLKGKKVAVIGYKKSAIDLATECAEANQGPEGQTCTMVIRTLHWTVPHYWVWGLPFYLFYSTRSSQFLHERPNYGFLRNSLCHLLSPARQAVSKIIESYLAWKLPLDKYGLRPDHPFEEDYASCQMAILPENFFTEADKGNIAFKRASRWWFWEGGVEFEDNTKLEADVVILATGFDGKKKLKSIIPEPFCSLIEFPSGMMPLYRGTIHPLIPNMAFVGYIESVSNLHTAELRCKWLARLVDDQFKLPSVEKMLQQTTKEMEIMKRTTRFYKRSCISTFSINHSDEICEEMGWISWRKKNWLAEAFSPYNSQDYQEEK